One stretch of Eupeodes corollae chromosome 2, idEupCoro1.1, whole genome shotgun sequence DNA includes these proteins:
- the LOC129947230 gene encoding G-protein coupled receptor Mth2 isoform X1, giving the protein MNESKLAKLLAGTLLIFSLFNLSNGNYQDSMHLPCPFIDTVDLTGYEKFPNGSYSYDGLIIPPHLVGIFEFTSDELSVRVPAEPHVRGCVCKLRPCVKFCCPITARFNGTFCDEFEGNNKSTTIMNITSSEGQLKEVDLAKRFSIQYGRTCGLMYHLMPHVNVFDNFSLFENGTLLRWEDSRLFSKDEFCLTSYSDDNVTDVIYPMNCYEDPSSNAKTLVYGCTMLFSVPFMVLTIVVYMAIPELRTLHGKSLCCYLLGLCCGYSVLSAFILIPMENISHFQCKTFGFFAYFSFMASFFWLSVISFDLFYNIRAPRGRYNEKKRFILYSIYAWGLAFISLCLTYFAQQSTFISNDWKPAIGSEELCWLQMKTGWSAMIYFFGPIVIIIAFNIVMFVLTALQIHGVQKEMSRMMERHDSQKNLRNERDRFGIFLRLFIVMGVTWSMEIISYLIGDNSSWSKLFYVTDIGNGIQGFLIFCLFVLKKKVKQQITNRYMSTSRTERQSQSSNKTTTSSINLPMNGIGVDKPLMEKSVKILN; this is encoded by the exons ATGAATGAATCAAAATTAGCAAAATTGTTAGCAGGGACCCTGCTTATATTTTCCTTATTCAACTTATCCAATGGTAATTACCAAGACAGCATGCACCTTCCATGTCCATTTATCGACACTGTCGACTTAACTGGCTATGAAAAGTTTCCCAACGGGTCTTATTCATATGACGGACTTATAATTCCACCACATCTTGTCGGAATTTTCGAATTCACGTCTGATGAACTTTCGGTACGAGTTCCAGCCGAACCTCATGTCAGAGGTTGTGTTTGTAAACTGAGACCTTGTGTGAAATTTTGCTGCCCCATTACGGCAAGATTTAATGGAACATTTTGTGATGAATTTGAAGGAAATAATAAGTCCACAACTATTATGAATATTACATCGAGTGAAGGTCAATTGAAGGAAGTCGATTTGGCCAAAAGGTTCTCGATTCAATATGGAAGGACATGTGGGCTGATGTATCATTTGATGCCACatgttaatgtttttgataattttagcTTGTTTGAG AATGGCACGTTATTGAGATGGGAAGACAGTCGTTTATTTTCGAAGGATGAATTCTGTTTAACTTCTTATAGTGATGATAATGTAACAGACGTCATTTATCCTATGAATTGTTATGAAGATCCTTCAAGCAATGCAAAGACTTTAGTTTATGGATGCA cgATGCTGTTTTCGGTGCCATTTATGGTTTTGACAATTGTTGTTTACATGGCAATACCAGAACTGAGGACATTGCATGGCAAATCTCTTTGTTGCTATTTACTTGGTCTTTGCTGTGGATACTCTGTATTGAgtgcatttattttaataccaaTGGAAAATATTTCACATTTTCAGTGTAAAACATTTG GATTCTTTGCTTACTTTTCATTTATGGCCAGTTTCTTTTGGCTCAGCGTTATAAGCTTTGATCTCTTCTATAACATCCGAGCTCCACGTGGAAGATATAATGAGAAGAAACGATTTATATTGTATTCCATTTACGCTTGGGGTCTAGCTTTCATCTCTCTCTGTTTAACTTACTTTGCACAACAATCCACCTTTATTTCGAATGATTGGAAGCCAGCAATTGGAAGTGAAGAATTATGCTGGTTACAAA tGAAAACTGGATGGTCAGCAATGATTTACTTCTTTGGACCTATCGTAATCATCATTGCCTTTAATATTGTGATGTTCGTTTTGACAGCTCTACAAATCCATGGAGTTCAAAAGGAAATGAGTCGAATGATGGAACGTCACGATAGCCAGAAAAATCTTCGAAATGAAAGAGACAG GTTTGGAATTTTCCTACGTCTCTTTATTGTCATGGGTGTCACTTGGTCCATGGAAATCATCTCATATTTGATTGGAGATAATTCCTCTTGGAGCAAATTATTCTATGTCACTGATATCGGTAATGGTATTCAAGGATTCCTaattttctgtttgtttgttcTGAAAAAGAAAGTCAAACAACAAATTACAAATAG atACATGTCAACTAGTCGCACGGAACGTCAAAGCCAGTCTTCAAATAAGACGACAACCAGCAGTATCAATCTACCAATGAATGGCATCGGAGTTGATAAACCTCTAATGGAAAAAAGcgttaaaatattaaactaa
- the LOC129947230 gene encoding G-protein coupled receptor Mth2 isoform X2 yields MNESKLAKLLAGTLLIFSLFNLSNGNYQDSMHLPCPFIDTVDLTGYEKFPNGSYSYDGLIIPPHLVGIFEFTSDELSVRVPAEPHVRGCVCKLRPCVKFCCPITARFNGTFCDEFEGNNKSTTIMNITSSEGQLKEVDLAKRFSIQYGRTCGLMYHLMPHVNVFDNFSLFENGTLLRWEDSRLFSKDEFCLTSYSDDNVTDVIYPMNCYEDPSSNAKTLVYGCTMLFSVPFMVLTIVVYMAIPELRTLHGKSLCCYLLGLCCGYSVLSAFILIPMENISHFQCKTFGFFAYFSFMASFFWLSVISFDLFYNIRAPRGRYNEKKRFILYSIYAWGLAFISLCLTYFAQQSTFISNDWKPAIGSEELCWLQMKTGWSAMIYFFGPIVIIIAFNIVMFVLTALQIHGVQKEMSRMMERHDSQKNLRNERDRFGIFLRLFIVMGVTWSMEIISYLIGDNSSWSKLFYVTDIGNGIQGFLIFCLFVLKKKVKQQITNRLQKEKDPTKRSSSTISEEISERL; encoded by the exons ATGAATGAATCAAAATTAGCAAAATTGTTAGCAGGGACCCTGCTTATATTTTCCTTATTCAACTTATCCAATGGTAATTACCAAGACAGCATGCACCTTCCATGTCCATTTATCGACACTGTCGACTTAACTGGCTATGAAAAGTTTCCCAACGGGTCTTATTCATATGACGGACTTATAATTCCACCACATCTTGTCGGAATTTTCGAATTCACGTCTGATGAACTTTCGGTACGAGTTCCAGCCGAACCTCATGTCAGAGGTTGTGTTTGTAAACTGAGACCTTGTGTGAAATTTTGCTGCCCCATTACGGCAAGATTTAATGGAACATTTTGTGATGAATTTGAAGGAAATAATAAGTCCACAACTATTATGAATATTACATCGAGTGAAGGTCAATTGAAGGAAGTCGATTTGGCCAAAAGGTTCTCGATTCAATATGGAAGGACATGTGGGCTGATGTATCATTTGATGCCACatgttaatgtttttgataattttagcTTGTTTGAG AATGGCACGTTATTGAGATGGGAAGACAGTCGTTTATTTTCGAAGGATGAATTCTGTTTAACTTCTTATAGTGATGATAATGTAACAGACGTCATTTATCCTATGAATTGTTATGAAGATCCTTCAAGCAATGCAAAGACTTTAGTTTATGGATGCA cgATGCTGTTTTCGGTGCCATTTATGGTTTTGACAATTGTTGTTTACATGGCAATACCAGAACTGAGGACATTGCATGGCAAATCTCTTTGTTGCTATTTACTTGGTCTTTGCTGTGGATACTCTGTATTGAgtgcatttattttaataccaaTGGAAAATATTTCACATTTTCAGTGTAAAACATTTG GATTCTTTGCTTACTTTTCATTTATGGCCAGTTTCTTTTGGCTCAGCGTTATAAGCTTTGATCTCTTCTATAACATCCGAGCTCCACGTGGAAGATATAATGAGAAGAAACGATTTATATTGTATTCCATTTACGCTTGGGGTCTAGCTTTCATCTCTCTCTGTTTAACTTACTTTGCACAACAATCCACCTTTATTTCGAATGATTGGAAGCCAGCAATTGGAAGTGAAGAATTATGCTGGTTACAAA tGAAAACTGGATGGTCAGCAATGATTTACTTCTTTGGACCTATCGTAATCATCATTGCCTTTAATATTGTGATGTTCGTTTTGACAGCTCTACAAATCCATGGAGTTCAAAAGGAAATGAGTCGAATGATGGAACGTCACGATAGCCAGAAAAATCTTCGAAATGAAAGAGACAG GTTTGGAATTTTCCTACGTCTCTTTATTGTCATGGGTGTCACTTGGTCCATGGAAATCATCTCATATTTGATTGGAGATAATTCCTCTTGGAGCAAATTATTCTATGTCACTGATATCGGTAATGGTATTCAAGGATTCCTaattttctgtttgtttgttcTGAAAAAGAAAGTCAAACAACAAATTACAAATAG GCTCCAAAAGGAAAAAGATCCAACAAAAAGGTCAAGTTCAACGATATCTGAAGAAATTTCGGAACGACTTTAA